Proteins found in one Sulfurovum xiamenensis genomic segment:
- a CDS encoding gluconate 2-dehydrogenase subunit 3 family protein codes for MKRRKFLIFGSVLGLSPYIQAKGVSEFEKTFKKVAPTLLAVQDHLFPEGSKLPSAKSMNTIQFLFETMMHESFDRDIKAFVIEGAKELEKREKGSFLSMTAQEKERALRAYEETRYGRNWLSHIMTLTMEGLFSDPIYGSNIKEAGWEAISSYSGLPRPTSRYIAL; via the coding sequence ATGAAAAGAAGAAAATTTCTCATATTTGGCTCCGTTCTGGGACTCTCTCCCTATATACAGGCAAAAGGGGTCAGTGAGTTTGAGAAAACATTTAAAAAGGTAGCACCGACTCTCTTGGCAGTACAGGATCATCTATTCCCTGAAGGAAGCAAGCTCCCCTCGGCAAAATCCATGAATACCATACAATTCTTGTTTGAAACCATGATGCATGAGAGTTTTGATAGAGATATCAAAGCATTTGTCATTGAGGGAGCAAAAGAACTGGAGAAACGCGAAAAAGGAAGCTTCCTGTCTATGACAGCTCAGGAGAAAGAAAGGGCCCTGCGTGCGTATGAGGAGACGCGCTATGGACGTAATTGGCTGTCCCATATCATGACACTGACCATGGAGGGACTCTTTAGCGATCCTATCTATGGCTCGAACATTAAAGAAGCAGGGTGGGAAGCGATCTCCTCGTATAGTGGTCTCCCTAGACCTACATCAAGGTATATAGCGTTATGA
- a CDS encoding C40 family peptidase, with the protein MYRLYALLFALSLTTMTATASTHTAKQMVKYTIKKGDTLSSIAHKHHTTIAKVRKTNGLKKGAVLRIGKVLNVPTNGKVLYTKTSEKPVKYVTKKGDTLSSIALKHHTSVTKIRKANALRKSQILKIGKVLHIPQTQKTYKVVKVKQPTSDKKLVASLSRLDTISLEKEKKETPKTFSFTDIFTNKKDKDDDKCQRITSLAKTKLGKKYVWGASGNKNTYDCSSFTKFVYKNIGIDIPRTSIRQSKFGKFVKRSELQKGDLIFFDTSKKRRGYVNHVGIYLGDNKFIHASSAKKKVVITSLDKKFYSNRYKGARRPS; encoded by the coding sequence TTGTACAGACTTTATGCGTTACTATTTGCCTTATCTCTCACCACGATGACAGCTACAGCCTCTACCCACACAGCGAAACAAATGGTTAAATATACTATTAAAAAAGGGGATACCCTCTCTTCTATCGCACATAAACATCATACAACCATCGCAAAAGTAAGAAAGACAAATGGACTTAAAAAGGGTGCTGTCCTGAGGATAGGCAAGGTCTTGAATGTACCAACAAATGGTAAAGTCCTTTATACAAAAACATCTGAAAAACCGGTGAAATATGTGACAAAAAAAGGAGATACTCTCTCTTCCATAGCCCTTAAACATCATACCTCTGTGACAAAAATAAGAAAAGCCAATGCACTTAGAAAAAGTCAAATACTTAAAATTGGAAAGGTTCTGCATATCCCCCAAACTCAAAAGACGTATAAAGTGGTGAAAGTAAAGCAACCAACTTCAGATAAAAAGTTGGTGGCATCACTTTCTCGCCTCGATACGATCAGTTTAGAGAAAGAAAAGAAAGAAACCCCGAAAACATTTTCCTTCACTGATATTTTTACAAACAAGAAAGACAAAGACGATGATAAATGTCAGAGAATCACGTCCCTGGCAAAAACAAAGTTGGGAAAAAAATATGTATGGGGAGCAAGCGGTAATAAAAATACCTATGACTGTTCGAGTTTTACAAAGTTTGTTTATAAAAATATCGGTATTGATATCCCGCGTACTTCGATCAGGCAGTCAAAGTTTGGGAAATTCGTGAAAAGAAGTGAGTTGCAAAAAGGAGACCTGATCTTCTTTGATACGTCTAAAAAACGTAGAGGGTATGTGAATCATGTAGGAATTTATCTTGGAGATAATAAGTTCATTCATGCTTCATCTGCGAAGAAAAAAGTTGTGATCACAAGTCTTGATAAAAAGTTTTATAGCAACAGATACAAAGGTGCAAGACGACCATCTTAA
- a CDS encoding HvfX family Cu-binding RiPP maturation protein, translated as MLKGIYPLTINILSKGKDIALLLARLTIAYGFYNPAMQKWSDMSSVASWFGTLGIPFPTLNAYLAASTELLGVVLLTLGLFTRLISLPLIVVMVVAILTVHLGHGFSAGDNGFEIPLYYMLFLAIFASFGAGKFSLDHLLFGEEQ; from the coding sequence ATGCTAAAAGGTATCTATCCTCTCACCATAAATATATTAAGTAAGGGAAAAGACATTGCCTTACTTTTGGCCAGACTTACTATAGCCTATGGTTTTTACAATCCAGCGATGCAAAAGTGGTCAGACATGTCTAGTGTTGCCAGTTGGTTTGGTACCCTGGGTATACCCTTCCCTACGTTGAATGCCTATCTGGCGGCCAGTACAGAACTGTTGGGTGTTGTGTTATTAACATTGGGGCTTTTTACAAGACTTATCTCACTTCCTCTTATTGTAGTGATGGTTGTTGCCATTCTTACTGTACATTTAGGCCATGGCTTTTCTGCAGGAGACAATGGATTTGAAATTCCTTTATATTACATGCTGTTTTTGGCCATATTCGCTTCATTTGGAGCCGGAAAATTTAGCTTAGACCATCTTCTGTTTGGTGAAGAGCAATAA
- a CDS encoding GMC family oxidoreductase translates to MSMYDVVIVGSGASGGAVAYTLCQAGYKVAVLEKGRLIKREEFSKDELAYCRRDLVTPNLFDEYHTIEEKVDGEWVTTPTYESGWSFWNGNIVGGSSNLMSGMLHRMHPDDFRLKSKYGEIEGANVVDWPISYEELEPYYTLTEELVGISGKVEKHPFEPPRSTADFTQPPTKENAVVKLFDKSCQALDITPLVTPRAVLSKDKPGRDACYYSNRCGSYGCSSGAKGSSREALLKPALATGNLTLMSNTYVKYLHTDTKDEVDHAVVVDTVTGKEKKIQGKIFVVAAQAHESARLLLNSANAHHPKGLGNSSGEVGKNLIFSGGGSGQGELHKDSLKEIKFEDLMTTGLFVNRSILDWYFIDHWWDGKFKGGSVEFMFEHQNIISRARKDNYKDGKLVWGKELGERVVSRFTEQKSIRFEVFNDWLPNDNCFVSLDPVHKDKFGMPVGKLRMEGHPQDLKVGNYIAKKCEKILEEMGAKNIYSAISSTPPQNLVAGGCRFGNDPKTSVLNKYCRSHDVKNLYVADASFMPTGGSVAYTWTIYANAFRVADHIVDVLKKRASYQV, encoded by the coding sequence ATGAGTATGTATGATGTTGTCATCGTAGGCTCAGGAGCCAGTGGGGGTGCTGTGGCCTATACTTTATGTCAAGCAGGATACAAAGTAGCCGTGCTAGAGAAAGGCCGGCTCATCAAACGTGAAGAGTTCTCTAAAGATGAGTTGGCTTACTGTAGAAGAGATCTGGTCACGCCCAATCTGTTTGATGAGTATCATACCATAGAAGAAAAAGTAGATGGTGAATGGGTAACGACACCTACGTATGAATCGGGTTGGAGTTTTTGGAACGGGAACATTGTGGGAGGATCTTCCAATCTGATGTCCGGTATGCTGCACCGTATGCATCCTGATGATTTTAGACTGAAGAGTAAATATGGAGAGATAGAAGGGGCCAATGTGGTGGATTGGCCCATCTCCTATGAAGAGTTGGAACCCTATTATACGCTCACAGAAGAGTTGGTAGGCATTTCCGGTAAAGTCGAGAAACATCCCTTTGAGCCACCCCGGAGTACAGCAGATTTTACACAGCCTCCGACCAAAGAAAATGCAGTCGTAAAACTCTTTGACAAAAGTTGTCAAGCACTTGACATTACACCGCTTGTCACACCAAGAGCGGTACTCTCAAAAGATAAACCCGGACGTGATGCCTGTTATTACTCAAACCGCTGCGGAAGCTATGGGTGCAGCTCCGGTGCTAAGGGAAGTTCAAGAGAGGCACTCTTAAAACCCGCTTTAGCCACGGGGAACCTGACCTTGATGAGCAATACTTATGTGAAGTATCTGCATACAGATACAAAAGATGAGGTAGATCATGCGGTAGTCGTTGACACGGTTACAGGTAAAGAGAAAAAGATTCAAGGAAAGATCTTTGTTGTGGCTGCACAGGCACATGAGAGTGCAAGACTTTTGCTCAATTCAGCCAATGCACATCATCCTAAGGGATTGGGAAACAGTAGTGGAGAAGTAGGAAAGAATCTCATTTTCTCCGGAGGAGGTTCCGGTCAGGGAGAACTCCATAAGGATTCTTTGAAAGAGATAAAATTTGAAGATTTGATGACAACAGGGCTTTTTGTTAATCGCTCTATCCTGGATTGGTATTTTATAGACCATTGGTGGGACGGTAAATTTAAAGGAGGGTCTGTTGAGTTTATGTTTGAACATCAAAACATCATCAGCCGTGCTCGGAAAGATAACTATAAAGACGGTAAGCTTGTGTGGGGTAAAGAGTTGGGTGAACGTGTAGTTTCCCGCTTTACAGAGCAAAAAAGTATACGTTTTGAAGTCTTTAATGACTGGCTTCCGAACGACAACTGTTTTGTCTCATTAGATCCTGTACATAAAGACAAGTTTGGTATGCCTGTAGGTAAATTGCGTATGGAAGGACATCCGCAAGATTTGAAGGTGGGAAATTATATTGCAAAGAAGTGTGAAAAGATACTTGAAGAGATGGGCGCCAAGAATATATACTCTGCTATCTCATCGACACCCCCGCAGAACCTGGTTGCCGGAGGGTGCCGTTTTGGCAATGATCCCAAGACATCCGTACTGAACAAATATTGCCGATCTCATGATGTGAAGAACCTTTATGTAGCCGATGCCAGTTTTATGCCCACAGGGGGTTCTGTAGCGTATACTTGGACCATTTATGCCAATGCATTCAGGGTAGCCGATCACATTGTGGACGTATTGAAAAAGCGAGCATCATATCAAGTATAG
- a CDS encoding bifunctional methionine sulfoxide reductase B/A protein: protein MQKTVLILYVLVTWLVAEELKPWSTKLNTLTPFEKHVIIDKGTERAFSGQYVYTKEDGTYTCKVCGVPLYRSDDKFDSHCGWPSFDDAIPGAIKEVPDADGRRIEIVCANCGAHLGHVFKGEGFTDKNVRHCVNSVSLNFQKKKAQTPAFKKAYFAGGCFWGVEYYLEKIDGVKEVTSGFMGGHMKDPGYYDVVRKDTGHLETVEVVYEPSKVSYETLAKTFFEIHDPTQVDGQGPDIGSQYLSAVFVSNTEERKTIERLIGILEGKGLKIATKVLPKAPFYRAEAYHQDYYQRKGSKPYCHRRVKRF from the coding sequence ATGCAAAAAACAGTGTTGATCTTATATGTGCTGGTAACATGGCTGGTTGCAGAAGAGTTAAAGCCATGGAGCACCAAACTAAATACGTTAACCCCCTTTGAAAAACATGTGATCATCGATAAAGGTACGGAACGTGCTTTTTCCGGACAATATGTTTATACCAAAGAGGATGGCACCTATACCTGTAAAGTATGCGGGGTACCGCTCTACAGGTCCGATGACAAATTTGATTCCCACTGCGGATGGCCAAGTTTTGATGATGCGATACCCGGTGCGATAAAGGAAGTCCCCGATGCAGACGGTCGACGTATAGAGATCGTTTGTGCCAATTGCGGCGCACATTTGGGACATGTATTTAAAGGTGAGGGCTTTACGGACAAAAATGTGCGTCACTGTGTCAATTCTGTTTCTCTCAATTTCCAAAAAAAGAAAGCACAGACCCCTGCATTTAAAAAAGCTTATTTTGCCGGCGGATGCTTTTGGGGTGTGGAGTATTATCTTGAAAAAATCGATGGAGTAAAAGAGGTGACCTCTGGTTTCATGGGAGGGCATATGAAAGACCCGGGCTACTATGATGTCGTACGTAAAGATACAGGTCACCTAGAAACCGTTGAGGTGGTCTATGAACCTTCCAAAGTTTCCTATGAAACCCTGGCAAAAACTTTTTTTGAGATCCATGACCCTACACAGGTGGATGGGCAGGGGCCTGACATTGGAAGTCAGTATCTTTCGGCTGTCTTTGTTAGTAACACAGAAGAACGTAAAACAATCGAGAGGTTGATCGGTATTTTGGAGGGGAAAGGGTTAAAAATAGCTACAAAGGTACTGCCTAAAGCACCTTTTTACCGTGCTGAGGCATACCATCAGGATTACTATCAACGCAAAGGTTCAAAACCTTATTGTCATAGAAGAGTTAAGCGGTTTTAG
- the rpmI gene encoding 50S ribosomal protein L35, giving the protein MPKMKSVKGAVKRFKVKKSGKIKRGTAYRSHILSKVDGKHHRSMRSPKHVDPADAKNIKEMIN; this is encoded by the coding sequence ATGCCAAAAATGAAAAGTGTTAAAGGCGCTGTAAAGCGTTTTAAAGTGAAAAAAAGCGGCAAGATCAAAAGAGGTACGGCGTACAGAAGTCACATCCTTTCTAAAGTTGATGGTAAACATCACAGAAGTATGAGAAGTCCTAAGCACGTTGACCCTGCTGATGCAAAAAACATTAAAGAGATGATTAACTAA
- a CDS encoding ferredoxin-thioredoxin reductase catalytic domain-containing protein, translated as MQPIDMNSDEFQAELEKTWTFVEKVNNQFGFVQNPNEEVNEGVAMGLARNKLIYGKRFCPCFMVIGETKEEQKSADNRICPCTPALEKEIPEDGTCHCGIFCTPEYAQAQAQHDAIEEVVHQHSGGLTKEQAETLLKEEQLDGDELEALIEAKNLGMIDFTLVDTREYMEYQMEHIVGTDKLVPTSQFYAKVEEELAGLKKEPIIVYCHSGSRSYQVQHAMKGLGFEHVCNLRPGIIGFSGKTQRG; from the coding sequence ATGCAACCGATAGATATGAACTCAGATGAATTTCAAGCTGAATTGGAGAAGACATGGACCTTTGTAGAGAAGGTAAACAACCAGTTCGGTTTTGTTCAAAACCCCAATGAAGAGGTCAACGAAGGTGTGGCAATGGGGCTTGCACGCAATAAACTCATCTATGGTAAGCGGTTTTGTCCTTGCTTTATGGTGATAGGAGAGACCAAAGAGGAACAAAAATCAGCAGACAACCGTATCTGCCCATGTACTCCTGCTCTGGAAAAAGAGATCCCTGAAGATGGTACCTGTCACTGTGGGATATTCTGTACCCCGGAATACGCTCAAGCACAAGCACAACACGATGCCATAGAAGAGGTCGTACATCAACACTCAGGTGGCTTAACAAAAGAGCAAGCAGAAACGCTTCTGAAAGAAGAACAACTTGACGGAGATGAACTTGAAGCACTTATAGAAGCAAAAAACCTGGGTATGATCGATTTTACCCTTGTGGATACAAGAGAATACATGGAGTACCAAATGGAACATATCGTAGGAACGGACAAACTTGTACCCACCTCACAATTCTATGCCAAAGTAGAAGAAGAACTCGCAGGCCTCAAAAAAGAACCTATCATCGTTTACTGCCACTCAGGAAGCAGAAGCTATCAGGTACAACACGCTATGAAAGGCCTGGGTTTCGAACATGTATGTAATCTACGTCCAGGGATCATCGGATTCTCAGGAAAAACACAAAGAGGTTAG
- the rplT gene encoding 50S ribosomal protein L20 produces the protein MRVKTGVVRHRRHKRLLKQARGFYSGRRKHFRKAKEQLERSLVYAYRDRRQKKRDFRRLWIVRINAATRLNGMNYSTFMHGLKLANIELDRKILADMAMNAPESFTKVAEASKAALAK, from the coding sequence ATGAGAGTAAAAACTGGTGTTGTAAGACACAGACGTCATAAAAGACTATTAAAACAAGCTAGAGGGTTCTACAGCGGTAGAAGAAAACACTTCAGAAAAGCAAAAGAACAACTCGAGCGTTCATTAGTATATGCTTACAGAGATAGAAGACAAAAAAAGAGAGATTTCAGAAGACTCTGGATCGTTCGTATCAATGCAGCTACAAGATTAAATGGAATGAACTATTCAACATTCATGCATGGTCTTAAACTTGCAAATATCGAACTTGACAGAAAAATTCTTGCTGATATGGCAATGAATGCTCCTGAAAGTTTTACAAAAGTAGCGGAAGCTTCTAAAGCTGCGCTTGCTAAATAA
- the ilvD gene encoding dihydroxy-acid dehydratase: MRSDEIKEGFSRAPHRSLLRATGVKDEDFKKPFIGVANSFIEIIPGHFFLNKVAEVIKEEIRANGCVPFEFNTIGVDDGIAMGHDGMLYSLPSREIIANSVETVMNAHKLDAMIAIPNCDKIVPGMIMGALRVNVPTVFVSGGPMEKGYTKDGTPIDLATAFEAVGKHETGEITDEELHDIECNACPSGGSCSGMFTANSMNTLMEAMGIALPGNGTILALTPERTELYRKAARRICEIAKAEENEREKYRMRNILNENAVRNAFAVDMAMGGSSNTVLHMLAIAKEAEIDFNLEDINAISKRVSHIAKISPSLSTVHMEDINKAGGVNAVMHEMMKRGDNILIDNLSITGETLYEKVKDAEILDTNIIHTIDNPYSEVGGLAILYGNLAEQGAVIKTAGITGDRVFTGTAVCFNSQDEAIEGILGGKVKAGNVVVIRYEGPRGGPGMQEMLSPTSLIMGMGLGDKVALITDGRFSGATRGASIGHVSPEAAEGGLIGLLEDGDEIHIDVDNYILEAKLTFEEIAERRDNFKPLVKPLKSKWLRQYRALVTNASSGAVLEAE, encoded by the coding sequence ATGAGAAGTGATGAAATAAAAGAGGGGTTTAGTAGAGCTCCACATAGAAGTCTACTGCGTGCAACCGGTGTAAAAGATGAAGATTTTAAAAAACCGTTCATCGGTGTGGCAAATTCATTTATAGAGATCATTCCTGGGCACTTTTTCCTGAATAAAGTCGCTGAAGTGATCAAAGAAGAGATTCGTGCCAACGGCTGTGTCCCTTTTGAATTCAATACCATCGGTGTTGATGACGGTATTGCTATGGGGCATGATGGTATGCTTTACTCTCTTCCAAGCCGTGAGATCATCGCAAACTCTGTAGAGACGGTGATGAATGCACATAAACTTGATGCAATGATCGCTATTCCTAACTGTGACAAGATCGTTCCGGGGATGATCATGGGTGCTTTACGTGTGAATGTTCCTACTGTATTTGTCTCCGGGGGTCCTATGGAAAAAGGATACACCAAAGATGGTACGCCTATTGACCTTGCAACAGCATTTGAAGCGGTGGGTAAACATGAAACAGGTGAGATCACAGATGAAGAGCTTCACGATATCGAGTGTAATGCTTGTCCAAGCGGTGGGTCTTGTTCAGGAATGTTTACTGCAAACTCTATGAATACGCTGATGGAAGCCATGGGTATCGCTCTTCCAGGTAACGGAACCATACTTGCGCTTACGCCTGAGAGAACAGAGCTTTACAGAAAAGCTGCCAGACGTATCTGTGAGATAGCAAAAGCTGAAGAAAACGAACGTGAAAAATACCGTATGAGAAATATTTTAAATGAAAATGCTGTACGTAATGCTTTTGCTGTAGATATGGCCATGGGTGGAAGTTCAAATACGGTACTCCATATGCTGGCTATCGCAAAAGAAGCGGAAATAGACTTCAATCTTGAAGATATCAATGCCATCTCTAAACGTGTTTCTCACATTGCGAAGATCTCTCCATCACTCTCGACAGTACACATGGAAGACATTAACAAAGCAGGTGGGGTTAATGCCGTCATGCATGAAATGATGAAACGTGGTGATAACATCCTCATAGACAATCTATCAATCACAGGGGAAACACTGTATGAAAAAGTGAAAGATGCAGAGATATTGGATACAAATATTATCCACACGATTGACAACCCCTATTCTGAAGTGGGTGGACTGGCTATCCTTTACGGTAACCTTGCAGAACAGGGTGCCGTCATCAAAACCGCGGGTATCACTGGAGACAGAGTCTTCACCGGTACTGCCGTATGCTTTAACTCACAGGATGAAGCGATCGAGGGTATTCTCGGTGGTAAAGTAAAAGCCGGTAATGTTGTGGTTATCAGATATGAAGGTCCTCGCGGTGGTCCTGGTATGCAAGAGATGCTCAGTCCTACAAGCCTTATCATGGGTATGGGTCTAGGAGACAAAGTTGCATTGATCACGGATGGTAGATTCTCTGGAGCAACCAGAGGTGCAAGTATAGGTCACGTCAGTCCTGAAGCGGCAGAAGGTGGTCTTATAGGGTTACTTGAAGATGGTGATGAGATCCATATCGATGTGGACAATTACATCTTGGAAGCAAAGCTTACATTCGAAGAGATCGCAGAAAGAAGAGATAATTTCAAACCTTTGGTCAAGCCATTGAAAAGTAAATGGTTAAGACAATATAGAGCCCTGGTAACCAATGCCAGTTCCGGAGCCGTGTTAGAAGCTGAATAG
- a CDS encoding globin, whose amino-acid sequence MNFSSSSLDFSILPYQEGVNPPVTKPNPGFLTDIGEEGMRALLDRFYMGLFESPIKDIFPSDREEMKKAAQHSADFFIQICGGPAYFNQNRGAPQMRGRHAPFPITPTARLHWLVTFEEALKPIIEQKLSSEENIQSFWNYINVFSQWMINTRD is encoded by the coding sequence ATGAATTTTAGTAGCTCCTCTTTAGATTTCTCTATACTCCCTTACCAAGAGGGCGTGAATCCACCGGTCACCAAACCTAATCCAGGATTTTTAACAGACATAGGAGAAGAAGGTATGCGTGCCTTGCTCGATAGATTTTATATGGGTCTATTTGAAAGCCCGATCAAAGATATCTTCCCAAGCGACAGAGAAGAGATGAAAAAAGCCGCACAGCACTCGGCAGACTTTTTCATACAGATCTGTGGAGGACCCGCTTACTTTAATCAAAACCGTGGCGCACCACAAATGAGAGGGAGACATGCGCCTTTCCCTATCACCCCTACAGCAAGACTGCATTGGCTTGTTACTTTTGAAGAGGCACTGAAACCCATCATAGAGCAAAAACTAAGTTCTGAAGAGAATATACAAAGCTTCTGGAATTACATCAACGTTTTTTCACAATGGATGATCAATACGCGAGACTAA
- a CDS encoding DoxX family protein, with protein MSENIGKLILRLMVGGLMLFHGIDKALHGITFIKGVVKSQGLPEMLAYGVYVGEILAPLFLILGWKSRIWAGVIVFNMAAAVYLTKMDVFFKLGSHGSWALELPMFYLCSALAIVLLGSGKYAVMRD; from the coding sequence ATGTCAGAGAATATAGGAAAACTCATATTACGTTTAATGGTAGGAGGGTTGATGCTTTTTCACGGTATTGATAAAGCATTACATGGTATCACGTTTATAAAGGGTGTAGTGAAGTCCCAGGGGTTGCCTGAAATGTTAGCGTATGGTGTCTATGTGGGAGAGATACTTGCCCCGCTTTTTTTGATTCTGGGATGGAAAAGCAGGATTTGGGCAGGGGTGATCGTATTCAATATGGCAGCAGCTGTCTATTTGACGAAAATGGATGTGTTTTTCAAACTCGGATCTCATGGATCCTGGGCATTGGAGTTACCGATGTTCTATCTATGTAGTGCATTGGCTATCGTCCTTTTAGGCTCTGGAAAATATGCGGTGATGAGAGACTAG